One window of the Microplitis demolitor isolate Queensland-Clemson2020A chromosome 10, iyMicDemo2.1a, whole genome shotgun sequence genome contains the following:
- the LOC103571808 gene encoding uncharacterized protein LOC103571808 isoform X1 has translation MYKTMIFPKTIIVIAFLGIAVAQKEDDVDISSAFAEVANSFFSDESQGTNKFMNENNGLAGFGQILSGIGNLMASTSGGQNGKNQGGIDLSMLGPVLQMVASSASNNNQQMKNARSSNEDGNGFNVDFEGLMNMASMFLGPRENNNAEGILGLLPMILENFNSGESSPDHPKNHDHSAHSWYMPPILENIHVLWDHFRNSEFGQTLWKNSGLAHIIGSMSDSEGHIMYERILESFENPSARRRWIKSLTNFVADWFSHISDPDIQSRYLTTAQFVVNSFLKSQGFPKSAVFDPTKPAESLTRMINAGAKRYLNMNIDSAKYIKPAVAYVQDLIKLASEKGFIMSRVNANELSNRLSDTINNDLVSPILKTYRAYKWAVKSPKCATHILCVINQKPSDENNRSVLRDSIIKVSSFPAAWAISTKTNVSFWTLYGAIRENEQCFDKYPADCNEFHEEEIRVTTEAIHIEL, from the exons GTATAAAACAATGATTTTTCCAAAGACAATAATAGTGATAGCTTTTTTGGGCATTGCCGTTGCTCAGAAAGAGGATGACGTTGATATTTCCAGTGCATTTGCAGAAGTGgcgaattcatttttttctgatgaATCACAAgggacaaataaatttatgaatgaaaaCAAT GGACTAGCAGGATTTGGCCAAATTTTGTCTGGAATTGGAAACTTGATGGCGAGTACATCAGGAGGTCaaaatggtaaaaatcaaGGCGGCATAGATTTGTCAATGCTGGGTCCAGTTTTACAAATGGTTGCTTCTTCTGCTAGTAATAACAATCAACAGATGAAAAACGCCAGGTCTAGTAATGAAGATGGAAACGGATTTAATGTTGACTTTGAAGGCTTGATGAATATGGCAAGTATGTTTTTGGGTCCTCGTGAAAACAATAATGCTGAAGGTATCTTAGGATTACTTCCCATGATATTGGAGAACTTTAATTCTGGCGAATCATCTCCTGATCATCCAAAAAATCATGATCATTCAGCTCATTCATGGTACATGCCGCCAATTCTTGAAAATATACATGTTCTATGGGATCATTTTAg AAATTCTGAGTTCGGGCAAACTCTATGGAAAAATAGTGGGCTGGCTCATATCATAGGTTCTATGAGTGATTCGGAAGGTCATATTATGTATGAAAGAATTCTTGAAAGTTTTGAAAATCCAAGTGCTCGTCGACGATGGATAAAATCCTTGACAAATTTCGTTGCTGATTGGTTCTCTCATATATCTGATCCTGATATTCAAAGTCGTTATTTAACCACTGCGCAATTTGTAGTCAACAGTTTTCTGAAATCCCAAGGGTTTCCTAAGTCAGCGGTATTCGACCCAACAAAACCTGCTGAAAGTCTTACCAGAATGATAAATGCTGGGGCCAAAAGATATCTTAACATGAACATAGACAGTGCTAAGTATATAAAACCTGCCGTGGCATATGTTCAGGATTTGATAAAATTGGCTTCAGAGAAAGGATTCATTATGTCTAGAGTCAATGCTAATGAACTCAGCAATCGTCTCAGCGACACTATAAATAATGATCTAGTATCTCCGATTCTCAAg acttATCGAGCATATAAGTGGGCAGTAAAATCTCCAAAATGTGCAACTCACATATTATGTGTTATTAATCAAAAACCATCTGATGAGAACAATAGATCTGTTCTACGAGACAGTATTATAAAGGTTAGCAGCTTTCCAGCAGCATGGGCAATTAGTACCAAAACGAATGTTAGTTTTTGGACACTTTATGGTGCTATTAGAGAAAATGAACAATGTTTC gATAAGTATCCAGCTGACTGCAATGAGTTCCATGAAGAAGAAATTCGAGTCACTACAGAAGCAATTCATATTGAATTATAG
- the LOC103571808 gene encoding uncharacterized protein LOC103571808 isoform X2: protein MIFPKTIIVIAFLGIAVAQKEDDVDISSAFAEVANSFFSDESQGTNKFMNENNGLAGFGQILSGIGNLMASTSGGQNGKNQGGIDLSMLGPVLQMVASSASNNNQQMKNARSSNEDGNGFNVDFEGLMNMASMFLGPRENNNAEGILGLLPMILENFNSGESSPDHPKNHDHSAHSWYMPPILENIHVLWDHFRNSEFGQTLWKNSGLAHIIGSMSDSEGHIMYERILESFENPSARRRWIKSLTNFVADWFSHISDPDIQSRYLTTAQFVVNSFLKSQGFPKSAVFDPTKPAESLTRMINAGAKRYLNMNIDSAKYIKPAVAYVQDLIKLASEKGFIMSRVNANELSNRLSDTINNDLVSPILKTYRAYKWAVKSPKCATHILCVINQKPSDENNRSVLRDSIIKVSSFPAAWAISTKTNVSFWTLYGAIRENEQCFDKYPADCNEFHEEEIRVTTEAIHIEL from the exons ATGATTTTTCCAAAGACAATAATAGTGATAGCTTTTTTGGGCATTGCCGTTGCTCAGAAAGAGGATGACGTTGATATTTCCAGTGCATTTGCAGAAGTGgcgaattcatttttttctgatgaATCACAAgggacaaataaatttatgaatgaaaaCAAT GGACTAGCAGGATTTGGCCAAATTTTGTCTGGAATTGGAAACTTGATGGCGAGTACATCAGGAGGTCaaaatggtaaaaatcaaGGCGGCATAGATTTGTCAATGCTGGGTCCAGTTTTACAAATGGTTGCTTCTTCTGCTAGTAATAACAATCAACAGATGAAAAACGCCAGGTCTAGTAATGAAGATGGAAACGGATTTAATGTTGACTTTGAAGGCTTGATGAATATGGCAAGTATGTTTTTGGGTCCTCGTGAAAACAATAATGCTGAAGGTATCTTAGGATTACTTCCCATGATATTGGAGAACTTTAATTCTGGCGAATCATCTCCTGATCATCCAAAAAATCATGATCATTCAGCTCATTCATGGTACATGCCGCCAATTCTTGAAAATATACATGTTCTATGGGATCATTTTAg AAATTCTGAGTTCGGGCAAACTCTATGGAAAAATAGTGGGCTGGCTCATATCATAGGTTCTATGAGTGATTCGGAAGGTCATATTATGTATGAAAGAATTCTTGAAAGTTTTGAAAATCCAAGTGCTCGTCGACGATGGATAAAATCCTTGACAAATTTCGTTGCTGATTGGTTCTCTCATATATCTGATCCTGATATTCAAAGTCGTTATTTAACCACTGCGCAATTTGTAGTCAACAGTTTTCTGAAATCCCAAGGGTTTCCTAAGTCAGCGGTATTCGACCCAACAAAACCTGCTGAAAGTCTTACCAGAATGATAAATGCTGGGGCCAAAAGATATCTTAACATGAACATAGACAGTGCTAAGTATATAAAACCTGCCGTGGCATATGTTCAGGATTTGATAAAATTGGCTTCAGAGAAAGGATTCATTATGTCTAGAGTCAATGCTAATGAACTCAGCAATCGTCTCAGCGACACTATAAATAATGATCTAGTATCTCCGATTCTCAAg acttATCGAGCATATAAGTGGGCAGTAAAATCTCCAAAATGTGCAACTCACATATTATGTGTTATTAATCAAAAACCATCTGATGAGAACAATAGATCTGTTCTACGAGACAGTATTATAAAGGTTAGCAGCTTTCCAGCAGCATGGGCAATTAGTACCAAAACGAATGTTAGTTTTTGGACACTTTATGGTGCTATTAGAGAAAATGAACAATGTTTC gATAAGTATCCAGCTGACTGCAATGAGTTCCATGAAGAAGAAATTCGAGTCACTACAGAAGCAATTCATATTGAATTATAG
- the LOC103571807 gene encoding ADP-ribosylation factor-like protein 3 isoform X1 has protein sequence MRKSSGLLSILRKLRPNQDKELRLLLLGLDNAGKTTILKSLASEDITQVTPTQGFNIKSVQSEGFKLNVWDIGGARKIRPYWRNYFENTDILIYVVDSADIKRLDETGQELSELLLEEKLRGIPLLVYANKQDLGQAVTAAEIAEGLGLHNIKDRDWQIQSCIATESKGVKEGLEWACKSIKKK, from the exons ATGCGCAAGTCAAGT GGGCTATTGTCAATTTTACGTAAATTACGACCAAACCAAGATAAGGAGTTACGGCTTTTGCTACTTGGTCTTGACAATGCCGGTAAAACAACGATATTAAAATCATTAGCTAGTGAAGACATTACTCAA GTTACGCCTACTCAAGGTTTCAATATAAAAAGTGTACAAAGTGAAGGTTTCAAACTCAATGTGTGGGATATTGGTGGAGCACGAAAAATACGACCTTACTGgcgaaattattttgaaaatactgATATTCTa ATTTACGTAGTAGATAGTGCAGATATTAAAAGACTGGATGAAACAGGACAAGAACTTTCAGAGCTTCTGCTGGAAGAAAAATTACGTGGAATTCCACTATTAGTATACGCAAATAAACAAGATCTTGGACAAGCTGTTACAGCAGCTGAAATCGCCGAGGGATTAGGACTTCATAATATTAAAGACCGTGACTGGCAAATACAGTCATGTATTGCAACAGAAAGCAAAGGTGTTAag gAAGGACTTGAATGGGCATGCAAAAGTATCAAAAAGaagtaa
- the LOC103571807 gene encoding ADP-ribosylation factor-like protein 3 isoform X2 yields MGLLSILRKLRPNQDKELRLLLLGLDNAGKTTILKSLASEDITQVTPTQGFNIKSVQSEGFKLNVWDIGGARKIRPYWRNYFENTDILIYVVDSADIKRLDETGQELSELLLEEKLRGIPLLVYANKQDLGQAVTAAEIAEGLGLHNIKDRDWQIQSCIATESKGVKRNIPFLALIYICVC; encoded by the exons atg GGGCTATTGTCAATTTTACGTAAATTACGACCAAACCAAGATAAGGAGTTACGGCTTTTGCTACTTGGTCTTGACAATGCCGGTAAAACAACGATATTAAAATCATTAGCTAGTGAAGACATTACTCAA GTTACGCCTACTCAAGGTTTCAATATAAAAAGTGTACAAAGTGAAGGTTTCAAACTCAATGTGTGGGATATTGGTGGAGCACGAAAAATACGACCTTACTGgcgaaattattttgaaaatactgATATTCTa ATTTACGTAGTAGATAGTGCAGATATTAAAAGACTGGATGAAACAGGACAAGAACTTTCAGAGCTTCTGCTGGAAGAAAAATTACGTGGAATTCCACTATTAGTATACGCAAATAAACAAGATCTTGGACAAGCTGTTACAGCAGCTGAAATCGCCGAGGGATTAGGACTTCATAATATTAAAGACCGTGACTGGCAAATACAGTCATGTATTGCAACAGAAAGCAAAGGTGTTAag CGCAATATTCCATTCCTTGCTTTGATCTACATATGCGTGTgctga